A genome region from Euphorbia lathyris chromosome 4, ddEupLath1.1, whole genome shotgun sequence includes the following:
- the LOC136226756 gene encoding actin-depolymerizing factor 2-like: MANATSGMAVHDDCKLKFLELKAKRTYRFIVYKIEEKQKQVLVEKLGEPTDSYEDFCASLPADECRYAVYDYDYVTEENCQKSRIVFVAWSPDISRVRSKMIYASSKDRFKRELDGIQVELQATDPTEMGLDVIRSRSN, encoded by the exons ATG GCAAATGCAACATCTGGGATGGCTGTGCATGACGATTGCAAACTGAAGTTTTTAGAACTGAAAGCAAAAAGGACCTACCGATTTATCGTTTACAAGATTGAAGAAAAACAAAAGCAGGTGCTTGTGGAGAAGCTAGGTGAACCAACTGATAGTTATGAGGACTTTTGTGCAAGCCTTCCTGCTGATGAATGCCGATATGCTGTTTATGATTATGATTATGTCACAGAGGAGAACTGCCAGAAGAGCAGGATTGTTTTTGTTGCATG GTCTCCTGATATATCAAGAGTGAGAAGCAAGATGATTTATGCGAGTTCCAAAGACAGGTTCAAAAGAGAGTTAGATGGCATTCAGGTAGAGTTGCAAGCTACTGATCCTACAGAGATGGGGCTTGATGTTATTAGGAGCCGATCAAATTGA